The following proteins are encoded in a genomic region of Streptococcus constellatus subsp. constellatus:
- a CDS encoding peptide ABC transporter substrate-binding protein, producing the protein MKKSKIIAVAGVALLTAGLLTACSGSKSNSAETKFGYVYSGDPETLDYVTSGKATTSDLVTNGVDGLLENDKYGNLVPSMAKSWTVSKDGLTYTYKLRKGAKWYTSEGEEYAEVKAQDFVTGLKHAADKKSEALYLVQNSIKGLDAYVNGQTKDFSTVGVKAVDDYTVQYTLNKPEPYWNSKTTSAIMWPINAEFLKSKGNKFGQSTDPNSILYNGPFLMKAITAKSAVEYVKNKHYWDKDKVKVDSIKLAYYDGQDQDSLARNFKDGAYSYARLFPTSSNFATFEKQFKDNIYTAEAGSGTAALALNIDRQSYNHTAKKTDEEKNSTKKALLNKDFRQALNFALDRESYAAQVNGKDGAATAIRNMFVPSNFVQVGEKSFSDVVEEKLASYGDDWKGVKLADSQNGLYNPTKAKAKFAKAKEALQAQGVKFPIHLDVPVVETSKSYVARMQSLKQSVEKVLGKENVVMDLNMMSEDDFNNVTYYAPNAAGEDWDISGAVGWSPDYQDPSTYLDILKSTASDNTKTWFGFDSGSENAGAKAVGLDEYNKLVDEAGAETTNIAKRYEKYAAAQAWLTDSSLVLPTMASTGAGTFVSRIQPFSGAFAQTGSKGSSTYYKYIKVGKDAVTKKDYEAAKKKWQKEKAESNKKAQDELADHVK; encoded by the coding sequence ATGAAAAAAAGTAAAATTATTGCAGTAGCAGGGGTAGCCCTACTAACTGCTGGTTTGTTAACAGCTTGCTCGGGTTCGAAATCAAACTCAGCTGAAACAAAATTTGGTTATGTGTATTCTGGTGATCCAGAAACTTTGGATTATGTAACATCAGGAAAAGCAACCACTAGCGATCTTGTGACAAATGGAGTTGACGGATTGTTAGAAAATGACAAATATGGAAATCTTGTACCATCAATGGCTAAGTCATGGACTGTATCAAAAGATGGTTTAACCTATACTTATAAACTTCGTAAGGGTGCCAAATGGTACACATCAGAAGGTGAAGAATATGCTGAAGTCAAGGCGCAAGATTTTGTAACTGGACTGAAACATGCTGCCGATAAAAAATCTGAGGCTCTTTATTTGGTTCAAAACTCAATTAAAGGTTTAGATGCTTACGTGAATGGTCAAACAAAAGACTTTTCAACGGTAGGTGTGAAAGCGGTTGATGACTATACTGTTCAGTATACATTGAACAAGCCAGAACCATATTGGAATTCTAAGACAACCTCTGCCATTATGTGGCCAATCAATGCAGAATTTTTGAAATCTAAAGGAAATAAATTTGGCCAATCAACAGACCCTAACTCAATCCTTTATAATGGACCATTCTTGATGAAAGCTATCACAGCAAAATCTGCGGTAGAATATGTTAAAAACAAACATTATTGGGATAAAGATAAAGTAAAAGTTGATAGCATTAAACTTGCTTACTATGATGGTCAAGACCAGGACTCATTGGCTCGTAATTTCAAAGATGGGGCATACTCATACGCACGCCTCTTCCCAACAAGTTCAAACTTTGCAACTTTTGAAAAACAATTCAAGGACAATATCTATACAGCAGAAGCAGGCTCTGGAACGGCTGCTTTAGCCCTTAATATTGACCGTCAATCTTACAACCATACGGCTAAGAAAACAGATGAAGAAAAAAATTCAACGAAAAAGGCATTGTTGAACAAAGACTTCCGTCAAGCTTTGAACTTTGCACTTGACCGCGAATCTTATGCAGCACAAGTAAATGGTAAAGATGGTGCTGCCACAGCAATCCGTAATATGTTTGTACCATCTAATTTTGTTCAAGTTGGTGAAAAATCATTTAGTGATGTTGTAGAAGAAAAATTAGCAAGCTATGGCGATGACTGGAAGGGTGTCAAGCTAGCTGATTCACAAAATGGCTTGTACAATCCAACAAAAGCAAAAGCAAAATTTGCAAAAGCAAAAGAAGCTTTGCAAGCTCAAGGTGTGAAATTCCCAATCCACTTAGACGTTCCTGTTGTAGAAACTTCTAAGAGCTACGTTGCTCGGATGCAGTCTTTAAAACAATCTGTTGAAAAAGTACTCGGCAAAGAAAATGTTGTCATGGACTTGAATATGATGTCAGAAGACGACTTTAATAACGTCACTTACTATGCTCCAAATGCAGCTGGAGAAGACTGGGATATTTCAGGTGCTGTTGGTTGGAGTCCTGATTATCAAGATCCATCTACTTATCTTGATATTTTGAAATCAACGGCTTCTGACAATACGAAGACTTGGTTTGGTTTTGACTCTGGTAGTGAAAATGCCGGTGCTAAAGCAGTAGGCTTGGACGAATATAATAAATTAGTCGATGAAGCAGGTGCAGAAACAACAAACATTGCAAAACGTTATGAAAAATATGCAGCAGCACAAGCTTGGTTAACAGACAGTTCGCTTGTCTTGCCAACAATGGCTTCAACAGGTGCCGGAACTTTTGTGTCACGCATTCAACCGTTCTCAGGTGCATTTGCGCAAACAGGTAGTAAAGGTAGCTCAACCTATTATAAATACATTAAAGTCGGTAAAGATGCTGTCACGAAGAAAGACTATGAAGCAGCTAAGAAGAAATGGCAAAAAGAAAAAGCCGAGTCTAATAAAAAAGCTCAAGATGAATTAGCTGATCATGTAAAATAA